One segment of Candidatus Dojkabacteria bacterium DNA contains the following:
- a CDS encoding rod shape-determining protein MreC, producing MSEKSKDTTISYLLAVIFAGVLVVFADINGYLSSVHDFASQFVVPVETELNNIGKTIGSIGNSIVYWIGLKEENIKCRNELSELKAKTALLEDIIEENQELKSQIGSFSRSAVQTTQARIVKYGPNVLGWGLKLDKGTADGVSNGNVVVYGNNLIGYIQDADAYTSNVELVNSSTSNLYSEVQRSRKVGIVRGKKDGLFIEELLPSDSIGIGDVIIVWDEKLSITLIVGEVIRVIDDPTATTKSAEIEQYVTIDDLEYVYILERR from the coding sequence GTGTCAGAAAAATCGAAAGACACCACAATTTCATATCTTTTGGCTGTTATCTTTGCAGGAGTTTTGGTCGTCTTTGCCGATATTAACGGATATCTAAGTTCTGTTCATGATTTTGCAAGTCAATTTGTTGTTCCTGTCGAAACTGAGCTTAATAATATTGGTAAAACGATTGGGTCAATAGGAAATTCTATTGTTTATTGGATTGGGTTAAAGGAAGAAAATATAAAATGTCGTAACGAATTATCTGAACTTAAGGCAAAAACTGCACTTTTGGAAGATATAATTGAGGAGAATCAGGAACTTAAATCGCAGATTGGTTCCTTTTCACGTAGTGCAGTTCAAACGACACAGGCTAGAATTGTTAAGTATGGGCCAAATGTGCTTGGATGGGGGTTAAAACTTGATAAAGGAACTGCCGATGGTGTGTCAAATGGAAATGTGGTCGTTTACGGAAATAATTTGATTGGATATATTCAAGATGCGGATGCATATACATCAAATGTTGAATTAGTAAATAGCTCGACAAGTAATTTGTATTCCGAGGTTCAGCGGAGTAGGAAAGTTGGAATTGTTCGAGGGAAAAAGGATGGTTTATTTATTGAAGAACTCTTGCCGTCAGATTCAATTGGAATAGGTGATGTAATAATTGTTTGGGATGAAAAACTTTCCATAACTTTGATTGTGGGTGAGGTTATCCGAGTAATTGATGATCCAACGGCTACTACTAAAAGTGCCGAAATCGAACAATATGTCACAATTGACGATCTGGAATACGTATATATTTTAGAAAGAAGATAA